In Heteronotia binoei isolate CCM8104 ecotype False Entrance Well chromosome 1, APGP_CSIRO_Hbin_v1, whole genome shotgun sequence, the genomic window CATTTCCAAGCCAAGCTTCTCATTCAATCCAGTTTGAGGACAGCTGCTCAACTCCTTTCTGGTGCATTACTAGCCATCACAACTCACTTGGAAAACCAAGCATCCTGATACACCCGGGCACCTGCAGAAAATTCACAGAGCGTTCTGCAGTGGAGGGAAATGCTTGACCGCCCTAAATCTACAGCAGCTCAATTCCTCACCATATGCCATTTCCAGACTGCCAAAGATTGTGGAGATGGAAAGGATTATGTGTATCTTTATTAATAAGAACCTTGCCATCAGCCACTGACTGGAACCAAATTGAATGGAGAAATGCCTGGTGTTGGGAACTATTCTTATATGAGAAAGCTGTTCAGATCCTGGTAGGCAGTCCCACTGTGTTTAAAAGCATTCATCCCCTTGAAGGAATGCATGCTTTACACATGCATGGGGAGCAAGGTGGTAGATTGGTCTGCACTGGTTCAGGGCTTCAGGAGGTGGATTTTGGATGCAAACTCTCCTCCACAGAGAAGACCATACTGGCAAAAGACAAATGAAACCCTTGCACAGCGGTGAGAGTGATCGATCGATCCATGTGGCATTTATAACACGATGGTTCAGGAATCTGTGAACCAATTCATGCCCCATTAAACTCAGTAGGATTAATTTCTCAGCAAGAGATTTGGTATCAGGGTCACCAAcgatgggttgggaaattccaggagatttgggagtggagccaggggagggtggggtttcggGACCTCAGAAGAGGATAACGCCATAGAgcgcaccctccaaagcagccatttctgccaggggaactgatttttgtcaACTGGAGACCAGTTGGAATTCCTGGGGATCTCCAGCCCCCCactaggaggttggcaaccctgattggtATTAAAGTCCTTTCCATACTTGAGACCCACCTTTAACACTCATTTGGTAGCATGAGACTGACTGGACTCCAACCATATGGTGCAAAGCGATATGACATGAGAGTCACATGACAGGAAGAAGGGAACCAGAATCAAGAGCTTGCCTCAGTGGTGCCAAGACCAGGACTGTGGACACCACCCCAAGAGAGCCAAGGAGAGGAAACACAAGCTGAGCATCAGAAGGTGTATCCCATACTGAAGAACCAGTTCATGGCCAGCCCCATGGAGTAATCCTCCACTGATGAATGACCTCATCTCAGCAGCCTGCTGCTCCTGGTAgtggccatttaaaaaaaaagagaggtatAGCATCCTTGGTCTCTGTTAATGTACAATAGCAACAGGTTCTTCCTTAATGCCAAATAGCAACTTGGGACCCAGCAGGTGGGGAATCTGCAACCCACCTTAGAATTCTGACTCACAGGTTGAAGACCAATGATTTTAAATGGCTTTAGAAGAAGAGTACCCACTTTCCCCTTTccgtaatatttttttttcatcaaACCAGAAAGTATGGTTTGTGATATACCGCATATTATGCAACAACATTCACAGGAGTAAAGTCTTGCAATCACCTGCCACCTATTGTTGCTGTAAGGTTCTTCTGATACTTATTATTAATACCAACAGGAATCAAAGAATACCAAAGAAGACCATGTGGATAAAGCAATGTCCCTTTTTGCCATCTACTGCTTTATCTTTtataagggtttttttgtatttgtagAGTCTGATCATTTTAAAATGGGGCAGTCTGAAATTCGTGCCACTGAAATACAAGTGACTGTTGATATTTTTGGCTTCTTACCCATACCAGATTAACACCAAACAAAACAGACTGAAGACTGAAAATGCAAACATTCTCCACTTACATCTTTGGGGGATCTATTTCCAGCTTCATAAACTTACCCCAGACCGAGATGGTGATCGATTTGATTTTCAAGCCAACTCAGCGGCAATCTATTTACAGCTTTGTCAAAGTGGAACTATAAATAATGAACAGCTAATGTCTGGCATATACTCACCTCCCTCTGCTCCCTTGCAGAATGGAGTCGTGGAGGCATGGAAGAAAACAGCTCAGCCCAGCGCTTTGCTGCATCACAGACAGTAGTCCAAAGAGCCACCGATCGCCTCCAGCAGAGCAGGCCGATGAAAATCACAGGACTGCCCTGAATGGCATTGCACCAAGGCTTTCAACCACATTCTCTAGAAAAGCCCAGGTGGAAATTCTACTTGCAGCCCACCCACTCCGAGGTGCATTTGCTCGGAAACAAGTAGCACATTCCAttcaatgggatttttttttttgcaaccattTGGCCAGAGGGGTGCAGCAGGAAAGAGTTCTCCCTCTTGAAAGGAATGTATCTACTtggtgtttctttctctctctctctccccttttttttttgaaagactgGCTCAGGTCTCAAGGAAATCACCAGCTCTCAATCCTCTCCCACCCCTCTGGAAACAGCAGCACTCAGGTTTTGCAGTGGCCACCAGCACAGAGGACATGGCAGAAACAAAACATTGGTTATCTGGACACCTTGAACTGTGATCACTTTCCACAAAAGAGGAGGAGGCATCGAAGACAACCGGCATATTTAAAAATATCTGTTGCTATGAAATTACCTTCTGCTTAAGGCTCTCTGCACTtcgttttaaaacaaaattaaaaggaggGTGGTTAATTGCAGCAGTTGTCCTTCTTTTCCTCATCACCCACAGGCTTATTCTACCCTTTGGGATACATTGCTCCCCACCACCCCGCATCAAGTCCTACTCCATTCCTCTGCCCAGTATGAACTGCTTGCCTACAGGCTTTATCATGTTAGGGCAGAGTCTAATCTGCAGTGAATAACCTTCAACTAGAAGTGGGACTTTTGTTGCAGTTTCAAGTGCATGGAAAGCTCCTTCCAGCTCGGCGAATCATTAGGATCCATGCATTCAGTGACAGATGGCCGGATCTCAAGCAAGATCCTGCATGCTCAACACCAAACCCGGGACCCTTCCTTCATACACCCTCCCTTTGCCTCATAATCTAACATGAGTTGACACCCTTGACATTCACATTCATTAACCGGGaggttatcccccccccccctccttgctccTTTCCTCTCACCCTGTTTGAAACAATTTAAAATGACCCAGGGGCTTGCCCTAATGGGAAGGGTGGAAGttctaagcttttttttttttttaagtgtgttaAAGAGCAACTGCATTTAAATCTTATGTGGAGAAACTCTCACTGAACTTGGCAGCGGTTCCCTATGAGTAAACAAGCATGGGTTCAAGCTGTAATAATCATTCTTATCATGATAAAGGAGTTTCTGGGCTTTTTGAACTGACGGgctgtgcaatcctatgcagtccCTCCAGTCTACACTCGAAGGCCTTTAAAGTCACCGTCAAGGGACGGCAGGGTGAGCCACGCTGAGTTCAGCGGGGGAAGATCTGCTCCTAGGTAGCGCTTCCCCGCCCAAAACCTGGAGCCGCGTTAGATCCCGAAGCGCCCCACCCACCCCTCGCTGCTTCTGTTGCagacagcaggaggaggaagcgAGGCCGGCGCCCTCCACTCGCAGCATTTGCTACCAGGCAACGCCACACCTCCTAAAGCAACTCaaacctaaccccccccccccccacgggaaACCCCGCCGCCCTCCGGAGGGACGAAAGCCACGAAAGTTCCAAAGGGGGAGAAAAATCAATTCGATCTTTTATTAAGCACGCTGGGGAGGAAAGTCGGGTCAGCATCGGCGGCCGAGCGAGGCTTGGCTCCGGAGGCttagcccctccctccccccccgtcCGCGCCCCCACCCCCGTCTCCGCTATTATTACTATGCTTAGTCGTAGGCGAACCCCACACCGGCcaatgggaaggggaggaataATGCTGGTTTCGTTTGGAATGTTGCCATGGTTTCCCCCTCAGTGGGGAAGCGagcggggtgggagggggagggagcagccCGCCACGTGGGGCGGCGAGTCCGGGAGGAGGGCCACTTGTGCACGCCGGAGCtggtctctccctccctcccttcccctcctcctcccctttctcgTCGGGCTCCGCTCCTTTTAAGAATGACTCTTGTTGGTACTGCTTGTTGTTATTATTCTTTGTCATCCACGAGCTCCAGCTCTTGGATCACCCTCAGTTTGCTGCTGGCGTCGATCCTGCGCTTCTCCCTGATTAGGTCCTCCAGGCTTTGGAAGCGCACCGTGTGCACCTTGTCGTCGGCCAGGTGGATCTTGAGATAGTATTGCTGCTGGGGCTGCGAGCCCGAGGCCGGCTGGAGCTCGCCGCCGGCTTTGAACTCCCGTTTGCCGAAGCGGCACCAAGCGGCGAAGCTCTCCGAGTTCGTCCAGCAGATCTCGGGGCTCTTTAAGCCCAGGTGGCCGCAGGCGTTCTGCACCACCAGCTCCGCCACCAGGGGGCGGTAGCGGTACCAGCTACTCACCACCCGGCCCACGTtgccccccgccgccgcctcgtACAAGCTGTCCTGGCGAATCTGGCCCTGGTGCAGGTGGATGATCTGGCCGCTGCCCACGTAGACGGCCCAGTGCGGGGGCGGCGGCGGGTGGTCCGACGGCCCCAGGTAGAATAGCTCCAGCAGGTCCCCGGGCTTGCACAAGGCCGGCAGGGCCGAGACCGGGTAGACGCTCAGATCCCCCGCCTGGGGGTCGCCGCTGACTTTGGAGAAGATGCATTCCTGGCCGCGGAAGGCGGAGAACTGGGGCTCGCTGAGCACCAGCTGcggcgggtggtggtggtggtggtgatgatgggtGGGGGTCTCTGGGGCCGGGCTGCTGGAGCCCTTCACGCTGTACTTGTCCGCCTGCCCTCGCTCGTCCAAATCCTCCTCCTCATCCGAGAAGAAGTACGCCACCCCGACGCGCAGCTCGTCCTTCTCGATCCCCGAAGGGTCCCCGGTCGGCAGCTCGCTGTAATTCAGGTGGGTGATGCGATCCAGTTGATTTCCCATCAATGCCAGGGCGAGGCGAGAGCAGGGATCGCCGGATCTgcgaaggggagggagggaaggaaggcaaagggaGGCGATGAAAGCCCGTAGAGGAATTCACACTCGGGCACGCACAAACAACACTCGCGGCGCCGCCAAAGCCAACGAGGCGCACCCGGGAGGAACAAGGCGCGCTGGGGGGGTGGCTTCTCCGCGGCTGGTCTTGGCCAAGGGAGCGGCGGCTCTTCCACGGATCCCTCCCTCTTGCCCCCAACGCGCACCgacacccgcccccccccgcgtCGATCTCGCTGCAGGTCCTTGGGAACCGGCGGGGGTTGTTCCCTGGCAGCCAGATGTGGCAGCTACACCGCTGGTTTGCCGGCTGGGCTGCGCCGCTCCCAGAGTCCCGCTCCGGCTTCGGGCTTtccctggaggctggctggctggctgcgcgCAAAGAGCGGCTCCGAGGTCACGGACCTCCCCACGGAGTGCAAAGCAGGGCAAGCTCGGCGGGGGGGAAAAGACCCGGAGAGTTTCTTCCCTTTGTTACCAGCCCGTCGCTCCTTTCCGCCCCCCACCCGAGGGAAAGAGAGAGCCCCGCAGCTGGGAGCCCAAAGGGAAAGATCCGCGGAGGATGTCTGCTCCGGGATCGGCGGCTCTGCCCCTTGCCCTCGCTCCTGCCCAACACCGCCCAGACTGCCCGGGAGGTGACCTTCCTGGGAAACCAGTCGATCGCCAAGTCTAGCGTGAATCAGCCCCGATCCCCTTCTGCGTACCCGGAATCGACCCGATCCTGACCAAGCCCCCGAACTCCTTTAAAGTCGCCTGGTCGCCATGGGTGCTGccgaggggagggcggaggcggGCAGTCCGGTCCTCCGCGGCAGCTGCAGCAGCCACCGGCGTCCAAGCGCGGGCACTGCCGGCTCCGTCTGGCATGCGCGCCGCCGCCTCTGGCGCCTCCTCCACCTGCCGGCTCCTTCACCTGCCCAGTCCCGCTCGGCTCTGAGCTCCCCTCGCTCGCCCCGGCGAGGCTTCAAGTAGCAGCCGCTTGGgctggggaaagccccgcccttGGACCAGCTCATTGGCTGCTCGGCTCTGGCGCTTGGCAAGCCGCTGCCGGCCTCGGGGATGTCAATCACCGCCACAAGGGTGGGATTCCAGAAGCCCCGCCGTCTGCCCGCCTCTCGCACGACCCCAGGCGAAGGGGACCGGCTGCGCCCTCGTGGGCCGGTTGGGGACGCCGCGTCGTCCGGGGCTGAGCGCTTGCTGAGGTGGGAAGAAGCTCCTGCTCCAGCCCTCTTCCCCTCCAGACGCCCCACCCGGGGGTGCACATGGCGCCAGAACTCTGCAGGACGCTAGCTTTCGCGTCGCCAGTTGCAATGCTGCTGGGATGTCGTTGAATGCACCCTCTGAAGCGAGGCCGCCTCAAGAAGCCTCCGACTTCGTTGACCTGACGGGAGGGAGGCGGCATCGTAAGCGGCACAGACAGCCAGGTGTGCTAAAATGAGAGGCAAGAATGTCCGCTGGGAAATGCTGGAATGCCTGTTGGTTGTAATCAGAGCCAGGGGTGCCCCGTTGACTTGCATGGGCATTGCAGTGCACCCACGAAAGTTTGCACAGAAAATGTAGCAGGGTTTAAAGAAAGCTGCTCTTGGCCTGAAATCAGAATAACAGCCTCCGAAGTGGGATGGctgtctcgggggggggggggggggggttaaagccAGCACTCTGCAATGGCAATCGCAAACCTTGGAGTGgaatgaattattattatttttgtattttgtttttgctGTGAAGTTGCTGCTGCCTTACGACAACCCTGTaggggtttggtgtagtggtcaagtgtgcggactcttatctggggagaacggggtttgattccccactcctccacttgcagctgctggaatggccttgggtcagccatggctctccaagttgtccttgaaagggcggcttctgtgagagctctctcaaccccacccagctcacagggtgtctgttgtgcaggaggaaagtaagattgtgagctgctctgagactctgagattcagagtgaagggtgggatataaatccaatatcatcatcatctccaaggcaagagacattcagaagtggtttgctgttgtctgGGCCCCTTGTATTCTAGTCTGCCTAGGGCCCCTGGTATTCtttgatggtctctcatccaaataactaaccaaggccaaccctgcttagcttctgagatataatGAGACTGAGCTAGCCAGATCAGGGCTGAAATATGTTACATTTCAATTTTAGATTTCTGGAGATTATGTAATTATCCCTGAATCAGCTCTACTTCAGTAGTTATTCTGCTGGTCAGCTGTTCTGTTTCCTCCAGAGTTCTGATGTTGGTGCCAGCTACCTCATTCTGCACTGTTGCGAGTATAAATCTTGCCCGGTCCCCCTTTTCTTCCTGAGAGCCCCGCAGTGTCCATGTTTGCTTCCTTCCTATCCTCCATTTTCCTCACCTTGCCTGAACACCCCTAGCACTTTTGCCCATTCAGTTGACCATAGTAGCTGCCCCACAGTCTCTCTGTAAAAAAATCCCATTCCATATTATAAGTGACGTGTATTTTCTTATATGAAGATTTTAATATCTAAATCTCTTTATAGCATCTCAGCCTATTGACTCCtcctacaatttttttttactgtctcTGGATCTCTAGTGTCTCAGGCACAGGTGAAAAGTTATCTCTTTTCTACCTTCCCATTGACAGagattcccaacctttttgagcctgtgggtacctTTGAGATTCTGACAGAGATTGGTGGGCGCAGTCACAAAATAGCTGCTGTGGAAGATGGCGCCGGCAACAAAATGTCAAGGAGTGAAGTTGCTTTTAAGTTACTATTTATGTTTTCTCTCACATGCATAGCTAACCCTCAGGCACACTGTGAAGATCCTTGGGCTGtgttggcagctgctgtcaaaggaaaactttttgaaaatctgcacagccaatcagttctccactggccaatcagaaggccTGCCAGGCAAAAGCTTCATTTGGCTCTGTCCTCCTTCTGCAAAcatttggcaggcaccaggaaaggtgtctgtGAGTGCCTTGGCATCCATGTAGGCAGTCAGGATTGTGTGCATGGAATCTCTTTCTGCATAGGTTCTACGGGACGAATTCAGGAACTCATTTAACTCACCACGATGTGTTACAAGCAAGAACCAATGTTTAATTGAACTCAGAGTgactctttgtttctgttttatttATGTCCTTGCTATATCAGTTTTTTTACATTGCTTTATATAGTGTAAGAACTGAGTTTaaatcatttttattttaaataattatgGATTACAAGTTAAGTCCTATTTAAATCTGGTAAGTTGCAGGACTCTTACCCTCTTTCAAAAGGCAATCTGCAACTTGAAAAATATCACTTGGGGGCTGTCGTTTCAGTCATAGGACACTGATTCCAGTCCCAGggcctgtcattccactctggagtCTGTCGTTTCAGGTCCAGAGCAGGTTTCCTCAAATCCTTTCCACGTTTTCATTGCACCTTTTTAAGTGCTATATTGTGGATCCCATGCAAATCAATTGGCATCCCTAGCTTCTATTATATCCAGTGGGCATTCCAGcatctcccattgtttccaatggacatTCTTGTAATTGTTTTCAGTACTACCTCAGGCAGGTGTCCTAGGCACCCAAGTATTGGATGCAGATGAATATGGATGCAGATGAATATGAATACTTC contains:
- the LRATD1 gene encoding protein LRATD1 encodes the protein MGNQLDRITHLNYSELPTGDPSGIEKDELRVGVAYFFSDEEEDLDERGQADKYSVKGSSSPAPETPTHHHHHHHHPPQLVLSEPQFSAFRGQECIFSKVSGDPQAGDLSVYPVSALPALCKPGDLLELFYLGPSDHPPPPPHWAVYVGSGQIIHLHQGQIRQDSLYEAAAGGNVGRVVSSWYRYRPLVAELVVQNACGHLGLKSPEICWTNSESFAAWCRFGKREFKAGGELQPASGSQPQQQYYLKIHLADDKVHTVRFQSLEDLIREKRRIDASSKLRVIQELELVDDKE